A stretch of the Bacillus anthracis str. Vollum genome encodes the following:
- the xseB gene encoding exodeoxyribonuclease VII small subunit, with product MENKLSFEEAISQLEHLVSKLEQGDVPLEEAISYFKEGMELSKLCDEKLKNVQEQMAVILGEDGELEPFTALGDEA from the coding sequence ATGGAAAATAAATTAAGCTTTGAAGAGGCAATTTCGCAACTTGAGCATCTCGTTTCTAAGCTAGAGCAAGGTGACGTACCTTTAGAAGAAGCAATTTCTTATTTTAAAGAGGGTATGGAATTATCTAAGCTTTGTGATGAGAAGTTGAAGAACGTACAAGAACAAATGGCAGTTATTCTTGGGGAAGATGGAGAGCTTGAACCGTTTACTGCTTTAGGAGATGAAGCATAG
- the xseA gene encoding exodeoxyribonuclease VII large subunit, whose translation MEKQYLTVTALTRYIKTKIEYDPHLQSVWLKGEISNFKNHSRGHMYFTLKDENARIAAVMFAGHNRNIKFRPENGMKVLVKGKISVYEASGSYQIYIQDMQPDGIGNLHLAYEQLKVRLEEEGLFSQVYKKTIPPYAKTIGVITSPTGAAIRDIITTIKRRYPIGNVIVFPVLVQGESAAPSIVQAIRTANEMEEIDVLIVGRGGGSIEELWAFNEEMVARAIFKSEIPIISAVGHETDFTIADFVADLRAPTPTAAAELAAPNIIELQEKVLQRTLRLQRAMRELVHKKEEKLQVLQKSYAFRYPRQVYEQKEEQLDRALEQLVLAKERYIDKKVNQLKQLSFYLEKHHPSQKIMQTKVAVETLQKQLQREMQTLLQAKEFAFVRAAQKLEALSPLKVMMRGYGLVYDEEKQVLKSVKDVSLGDAVSVQLQDGILDCSVSGIEERELNNGK comes from the coding sequence ATGGAGAAACAATATTTAACCGTTACAGCGTTAACACGCTATATAAAAACAAAAATAGAATATGATCCGCATTTACAGTCTGTTTGGTTAAAAGGTGAAATTTCCAACTTTAAAAATCATAGCCGTGGCCACATGTATTTTACATTGAAAGATGAAAATGCAAGAATCGCAGCGGTTATGTTTGCGGGGCATAATCGTAATATTAAATTCAGACCTGAAAATGGGATGAAGGTACTCGTGAAGGGGAAAATCTCTGTTTACGAGGCGAGTGGTTCTTATCAAATTTATATTCAAGACATGCAACCTGACGGAATTGGAAACCTACATTTAGCTTACGAACAATTAAAGGTTCGTTTAGAGGAAGAAGGATTGTTTTCTCAAGTTTATAAAAAAACAATCCCTCCTTATGCGAAAACAATAGGTGTGATTACGTCACCAACAGGAGCAGCGATTCGTGATATTATAACAACGATTAAACGTCGTTATCCAATTGGAAATGTTATTGTGTTTCCAGTACTTGTACAGGGGGAGTCAGCAGCTCCCTCAATTGTACAAGCGATTCGTACAGCGAATGAAATGGAAGAAATAGATGTCCTAATCGTTGGGCGTGGTGGAGGTTCTATTGAAGAATTGTGGGCGTTTAACGAAGAAATGGTTGCAAGAGCTATTTTCAAGAGTGAAATCCCTATTATTTCAGCAGTAGGCCATGAAACAGACTTTACAATTGCGGATTTTGTTGCCGATTTAAGAGCGCCAACGCCAACTGCAGCGGCTGAGCTGGCAGCGCCTAATATTATAGAGTTACAAGAAAAGGTATTACAAAGAACTTTAAGATTGCAAAGAGCAATGAGAGAGTTAGTACATAAAAAAGAAGAAAAACTACAAGTATTGCAAAAATCTTATGCGTTCCGTTATCCAAGACAAGTATATGAGCAAAAAGAAGAGCAATTGGATAGAGCGTTAGAACAGCTTGTTTTAGCGAAAGAGCGCTATATTGATAAAAAGGTAAATCAGTTAAAACAGCTTTCATTTTATTTAGAGAAGCACCACCCATCTCAAAAAATTATGCAAACGAAGGTAGCAGTTGAAACATTACAAAAGCAATTGCAACGTGAAATGCAAACATTACTCCAAGCGAAAGAATTTGCCTTTGTAAGAGCTGCTCAAAAACTTGAAGCGCTAAGTCCGCTTAAAGTAATGATGAGAGGGTACGGGCTTGTATATGATGAAGAGAAGCAAGTGTTAAAAAGTGTGAAAGATGTCAGCCTTGGAGATGCTGTTTCAGTTCAATTACAAGATGGAATACTAGATTGTAGCGTATCAGGCATAGAGGAGCGTGAATTGAATAATGGAAAATAA
- the folD gene encoding bifunctional methylenetetrahydrofolate dehydrogenase/methenyltetrahydrofolate cyclohydrolase FolD: MVAVIIKGNEVAEKKRAQLKEEVVKLKEQGIVPGLAVILVGEDPASRSYVKGKEKGCEQVGIYSELIEFPETITEERLLAEIDRLNGDDRINGILVQLPLPKHIEEKAIIERISPEKDVDGFHPISVGRMMTGQDTFLPCTPHGIVELVKETNLDISGKHVVVIGRSNIVGKPVGQLFLNENATVTYCHSKTQNMKELTKLADILIVAVGRPKMVTADYIKEGAVVIDVGVNRLETGKLCGDVDFDNVLDVASYITPVPKGVGPMTITMLLHNTVESAKRAGVVCK; encoded by the coding sequence ATGGTAGCAGTAATCATCAAAGGAAATGAAGTTGCGGAGAAAAAACGAGCACAATTAAAAGAAGAAGTTGTGAAGTTGAAAGAGCAAGGGATTGTACCAGGATTAGCAGTTATTTTAGTTGGAGAAGATCCAGCATCTCGTTCTTATGTAAAAGGAAAAGAAAAGGGCTGTGAACAAGTAGGAATCTATTCAGAGCTAATTGAATTTCCTGAAACAATTACGGAGGAGCGTTTGCTTGCTGAAATCGATCGCTTAAATGGCGATGACCGTATTAATGGCATATTAGTGCAATTACCTTTACCAAAACATATTGAAGAAAAAGCTATCATTGAAAGAATTTCACCAGAAAAAGATGTAGATGGATTTCACCCAATCAGCGTGGGACGTATGATGACGGGACAAGATACATTCCTTCCATGTACACCGCATGGTATTGTAGAGTTAGTAAAAGAAACAAATCTTGATATCTCAGGAAAACATGTTGTAGTAATTGGAAGAAGTAATATTGTCGGCAAGCCAGTGGGACAATTGTTCTTAAATGAAAATGCAACTGTCACATACTGTCATTCTAAGACGCAAAACATGAAAGAGTTAACGAAGTTAGCTGATATTTTAATCGTAGCAGTAGGACGACCTAAAATGGTAACAGCTGATTATATCAAAGAAGGAGCAGTTGTAATCGACGTTGGTGTAAACCGTTTAGAAACAGGAAAACTTTGTGGTGATGTTGACTTTGACAACGTGTTAGATGTTGCAAGTTACATTACACCTGTACCAAAGGGTGTTGGTCCAATGACAATCACGATGCTTCTTCATAATACTGTTGAATCGGCTAAGCGTGCAGGTGTCGTTTGTAAATAA
- the nusB gene encoding N utilization substance protein NusB, protein MKRRTARERAMQALYQMDITGELEPKVAVENTLDEGEETNEFLESLVVGFVENKEVIDEAIRQNLKKWKLERISIVDRSILRVAVYEMKYMEEIPHNVTINEAIEIAKTFGDEESRRFINGVLSNIKDTL, encoded by the coding sequence ATGAAACGTAGGACGGCTAGAGAAAGAGCGATGCAAGCATTATACCAAATGGATATTACAGGTGAGTTAGAACCGAAAGTAGCGGTGGAAAACACGCTAGATGAAGGTGAAGAAACAAATGAGTTTCTAGAATCACTTGTAGTAGGTTTTGTAGAAAATAAAGAAGTAATTGATGAAGCGATTCGTCAAAACTTAAAAAAATGGAAGCTTGAGCGTATTAGTATTGTTGATCGCAGTATTTTACGTGTAGCTGTGTATGAAATGAAATACATGGAAGAAATTCCACACAACGTAACAATTAACGAGGCAATTGAAATTGCTAAAACATTTGGGGATGAGGAATCTCGTCGTTTTATTAACGGCGTTTTATCTAATATAAAAGATACACTGTAA
- a CDS encoding Asp23/Gls24 family envelope stress response protein: MAEHMLDMGQDTTLGKVEIAPEVIEVIAGIAAAEVEGVAAMRGNFATDVVEKLGKKNHGKGVKVELANEDIIVDLYVVMYFGVAIPVVAQKIQDNIRQALFTMTGLEPKEVNVHIVGVTFETQKTEIEPV; the protein is encoded by the coding sequence ATGGCTGAACATATGTTAGATATGGGTCAAGATACAACTCTTGGTAAAGTAGAAATTGCACCAGAAGTAATTGAAGTAATCGCAGGTATTGCAGCTGCTGAGGTAGAAGGTGTAGCGGCAATGCGTGGTAATTTTGCTACAGATGTTGTTGAGAAGTTAGGTAAGAAAAATCATGGTAAAGGTGTAAAGGTTGAATTAGCAAACGAAGATATTATCGTTGACCTTTATGTTGTGATGTATTTTGGCGTAGCAATTCCAGTTGTTGCACAAAAGATTCAAGACAACATTCGCCAAGCGCTCTTTACAATGACAGGGCTTGAGCCAAAAGAAGTGAATGTTCACATCGTTGGCGTAACATTCGAAACACAAAAAACAGAAATCGAACCAGTGTAA